The Plasmodium berghei ANKA genome assembly, chromosome: 12 genome contains a region encoding:
- a CDS encoding nicotinamidase, putative, translating to MNCLVIVDAQNDFLPKGAFNSKDEFMDVLHKINRIRLNLYNCTESDLIKLEDCKNVMEQNKNKLINENIVKYYKCNNDIDDENCKDQILVFPFDKNNHSKINNYGLLNRKINRQIWEHNSKDAENDKEINVNGDCNNLPHLNNYEKTKPQLNNYINNYCNMDENNNCIKTAPPKNVHMTSLNSHFSNKSYFAMTILTVDYHPQLHTSFATTHRLIYKEISRNSVKIKKYLKMNECINDNSYNLLSVSNTEISKESNKINIETNKKKENKIKNDDIFYYENKCENQKENLIDANTQSEYYEYSSFLKNHKINTLTDVLENIEKIKTPKCIYKGVNSIKDIKEYTKINFLNETIDLWPVHCVRNTPGSKIHKNLIRNINDIIIKKAYNENFDSYTIFENDTVNNNILKILVEQNIKSVYICGFIFEYCVKDTALSFFRQGFETYIIEDATASLYGKDEDKQFLKNIGIKFVNSETMFLT from the coding sequence TCTAAAGATGAATTTATGGATGTTTtgcataaaataaataggaTAAGATTAAACTTATATAATTGCACAGAAAGTGACTTAATAAAACTTGAGGACTGCAAAAATGTTAtggaacaaaataaaaacaaattaataaatgaaaatattgtaaaatattataaatgtaataatGACATAGATGATGAAAATTGTAAAGATCAAATTTTAGTTTTTccatttgataaaaataatcatagtaagataaataattatgggttattaaatagaaaaataaatagacAAATATGGGAGCATAATTCAAAGGATGcagaaaatgataaagaaaTTAATGTAAACGGCGATTGTAACAATTTACCCCAtctaaataattatgaaaaaacaaaGCCACAacttaataattatataaataactaCTGTAATAtggatgaaaataataattgcATAAAAACTGCCCCCCCAAAAAATGTGCATATGACCTCGTTAAATAGCCATTTTAGCaataaatcatattttGCTATGACCATTTTGACTGTTGATTATCACCCACAATTACATACATCTTTCGCCACAACACACAGGTTAatttataaagaaatatcCCGAAATAgtgtgaaaataaaaaaatatttaaaaatgaacgAATGTATAAATGACAATTCTTATAATTTGTTATCTGTAAGTAATACTGAAATATCGAAAGAAtcgaataaaataaatattgaaacaaataaaaaaaaggaaaataaaataaaaaatgatgatatattttattacgAAAACAAATGTGAAAATCAGAAAGAAAATTTGATTGATGCAAATACTCAATCagaatattatgaatattcctcatttttgaaaaatcataaaattaatactTTAACAGATGTATTggaaaatattgaaaagataaaaacacctaaatgcatatataaggGTGTAAATTCTATAAAAGATATTAAagaatatacaaaaataaatttcttAAACGAAACAATTGACTTATGGCCCGTCCATTGTGTTAGGAATACACCAGGAAgtaaaatacataaaaatttaattagaaacataaatgatataattattaaaaaagcatacaatgaaaattttgataGTTACACCatatttgaaaatgatactgttaacaataatatactAAAAATTTTAGTTGAACAGAATATAAAATCTGTGTATATATGTGGCTTCATATTTGAGTATTGTGTTAAAGACACAGCACTAAGCTTTTTTAGACAGGGATTcgaaacatatattatcGAAGATGCAACAGCAAGTTTATATGGAAAAGATGAagataaacaatttttaaaaaacataggaattaaatttgttaattcAGAAACAATGTTTCTCACATAA
- a CDS encoding signal peptidase complex subunit 2, putative, whose amino-acid sequence MFSKKSLNENKDNTHIVRNLYSENELKKVTQDYLSEEIRNLNIYENVQYSNIRILLSIILIIIGGYCCIFVNHKKEPILMMQSLASFFSVSIILYIWEYFYFEDYFMIIETNDDRTVKLFLKLDIKTSCLTLNYKLNKTVYSTPFELMKLYNEEGHLMKDYVNQTLKQFISSHGKNFKLIDKK is encoded by the exons atgtttagtAAAAAGTCCctaaatgaaaataaagataacaCAC ACATTGTAAGAAATCTATACAGTGAAAATGAGCTTAAAAAAGTTACACAGGATTACTTAAGTGAG gaAATAAGAAATCTAAATATCTATGAAAATGTTCAATATTCAAACATTAGGATCCTATTATCTATAATCCTGATAATTATTg GAGGATATTGTTGTATTTTTGTCAATCACAAAAAAGAACCAATACTTATGATGCAATCTCTG GCTTCCTTTTTTTCTGtatcaataatattatacatttgggaatatttttattttgaagaCTATTTCATGATAATAGAAACGAATGAT gaCAGAACAGTAAAGCTATTCTTAAAATTGGATATCAAGACAAGCTGTCTTACTTTAA attacaaattaaataaaaccGTATATTCTACACCTTTTGAGTTGatgaaattatataatgaagaaGG GCACCTTATGAAAGATTATGTAAACCAAACATTAAAGCAATTTATTTCAAGTCatggaaaaaattttaaattaatagataaaaaataa
- a CDS encoding ATP-dependent RNA helicase DDX6, whose amino-acid sequence MSYKTNCVASNANTNALNNSNNLNKIEDNVIFDEAWKKKILEPLKDPRYKTEDVTKTKGNEFEDYFLKRELLMGIFEKGYEKPSPIQEESIPVALAGKNILARAKNGTGKTAAFAIPLLEKCNTHKNFIQGLILVPTRELALQTSAMIKELGKHMKIQCMVTTGGTSLREDIMRLYNAVHILCGTPGRILDLANKDVANLSGCHIMVMDEADKLLSPEFQPIVEELMKFLPKEKQILMYSATFPVTVKEFRQIYLSDAHEINLMDELTLKGITQYYAFVKERQKVHCLNTLFAKLQINQAIIFCNSITRVELLAKKITELGYSSFYIHARMSQTHRNRVFHDFRNGACRCLVSSDLFTRGIDIQSVNVVINFDFPKNSETYLHRIGRSGRYGHLGLAINLITYEDRFNLYKIELELGTEIQPIPNEIDPSIYT is encoded by the exons ATGAGTTATAAAACTAATTGTGTCGCTTCAAATGCTAATACCAATGCTTTgaataattcaaataatttaaataaaatagaagaCAATGTCATATTTGATGAAgcttggaaaaaaaaaatattggaGCCATTAAAAGATCCTCGATATAAAACAGAAGATGTGACAAAAACCAAAGGAAATGAATTTGAGGATTACTTTTTGAAAAGAGAGCTTTTGATGggtatttttgaaaaaggTTATGAAAAGCCATCGCCAATACAAGAGGAAAGTATTCCTGTGGCTTTGGctggaaaaaatattttagcTCGAGCAAAAAATGGGACAGGAAAAACCGCCGCATTTGCTATTCCGTTACTAGAAAAATGCAATACTCATAAAAATTTCATTCAAG GTTTAATACTAGTTCCCACAAGGGAATTGGCGCTACAAACATCTGCTATGATAAAAGAATTAGGAAAACATATGAAAATTCAGTGTATGGTAACAACCGGTGGTACTTCACTAAGAGAAGATATTATGAGACTTTATAATGCcgttcatattttatgtgGAACCCCTGGAAGAATCTTAGATTTAGCAAATAAAGATGTTGCGAATTTATCAGGATGCCATATAATGGTAATGGATGAAGCAGACAAATTATTGTCCCCTGAATTTCAGCCTATAGTAGAAGAATTAATGAAATTTTTACCCAAAGAAAAACAGATATTAATGTATTCAGCTACATTTCCAGTCACTGTTAAAGAATTTAGACAAATTTACTTATCAGATGCtcatgaaataaatttaatggATGAATTGACATTAAAAGGTATTACCCAATATTATGCGTTTGTTAAAGAGAGGCAAAAAGTACATTGTTTAAATACTTTATTTGCTAAATTACAAATTAATCAAgctataatattttgtaacaGTATAACAAGAGTTGAACTGttagcaaaaaaaattacagaATTAGGTTATAGctctttttatatacatgcaAGAATGTCGCAAACACATCGAAATCGTGTTTTTCATGATTTTAGAAATGGTGCTTGTCGATGTTTAGTTTCCTCAGATCTTTTTACAAGAGGTATAGACATACAATCTGTTAATGTAGTAAttaattttgattttcCTAAAAATTCAGAAACTTATCTACATAGAATTGGCAGATCAGGAAGATATGGTCACTTAGGGTTAGccattaatttaattacaTATGAAGACcgttttaatttatataaaatagaaTTAGAACTAGGAACTGAAATTCAACCGATCCCTAACGAAATAGATCCATCCATCTATACTTAA